A portion of the Drosophila innubila isolate TH190305 chromosome 3L unlocalized genomic scaffold, UK_Dinn_1.0 0_D_3L, whole genome shotgun sequence genome contains these proteins:
- the LOC117788737 gene encoding zygotic gap protein knirps isoform X2, with protein MNQTCKVCGEPAAGFHFGAFTCEGCKSFFGRSYNNISTISECKNEGKCIIDKKNRTTCKACRLRKCYNVGMSKGGSRYGRRSNWFKIHCLLQEHEQAAAAAAGKAPGHATGSPMSSPGFGDLAAHLQQQQQQHQQHQQQQQQQQQQRHPHLPPLLGYPGYHLAEPFGARHPADAAAAAAALPFFSMMATPQSAFQLPPHLLFPGYHASAAAAAAADAAYRQEMYKHRQSVDSAASAESLNRYTPPNVVQQQQQQPQPAASPIDVCLGAEDEVQSQHSHSHSHSQSPHMIHTPVAIRATPPQQLPSNSVSPTTTPTPTRTATPTTTPTPSSPLSFAAKMQSLSPVSVCSIGGETGVATTGVVGGAAQDGPMDLSMKTSRSSVHSFNDSDVDEHEMTAMAPRRKFYQLETECTTNIDTTTNSTASSTASNSSISSTSSAVVKRQKLNAESPSPSPSSSPPFGGFAVAHNAASAMRGIFVCV; from the exons ATGAATCAGACGTGCAAAGTGTGCGGTGAGCCAGCGGCGGGTTTTCACTTTGGCGCCTTCACATGCGAGGGCTGCAAG TCTTTCTTTGGCCGCTCTTACAACAACATTAGCACCATTAGCGAGTGCAAGAACGAGGGAAAGTGCATTATCGATAAGAAGAATCGCACCACCTGCAAGGCGTGTCGTCTGCGCAAGTGTTATAATGTGGGCATGTCCAAGGGCGGTTCCCGTTATGGCCGTCGCTCCAATTGGTTCAAGATCCATTGCCTGTTGCAGGAGCACGAAcaggcggcagcagcggctgcGGGAAAGGCGCCTGGTCATGCCACCGGTTCGCCAATGAGCTCACCTGGATTCGGTGATCTTGCCGCAcatttgcagcaacaacagcagcaacaccagcaacatcagcagcagcagcagcaacaacaacagcaacgtcaTCCACATTTGCCACCATTGCTGGGATACCCGGGTTACCACCTGGCAGAACCCTTTGGGGCACGTCATCCAGCGGATGCCgcagctgccgccgccgctcTGCCCTTCTTCAGCATGATGGCGACACCACAGTCCGCCTTCCAGCTGCCACCACACTTGCTCTTTCCGGGTTATCATGCCAGCGCTGCTGCGGCGGCTGCAGCGGATGCTGCCTATAGACAGGAGATGTACAAGCATCGCCAGAGTGTGGACTCAGCGGCATCGGCGGAATCACTCAACCGCTATACACCACCCAATGTggtgcagcaacaacagcagcagccacagccaGCGGCCTCTCCCATCGATGTTTGCCTGGGAGCTGAGGATGAGGTGCAGTCACAGCatagtcacagtcacagtcacagtcagagTCCACATATGATTCACACACCAGTTGCCATACGTGCCACACCGCCACAGCAGCTGCCATCGAACTCTGTCTCGCCCACCACCACGCCTACGCCCACAAGaacggccacgcccactaCAACACCAACTCCCAGCAGCCCCTTGAGCTTTGCTGCCAAAATGCAATCCCTTTCACCCGTCTCCGTCTGCTCGATTGGCGGCGAAACGGGAGTAGCAACCACAGGagttgttggtggtgctgcCCAGGATGGACCCATGGATCTGAGCATGAAGACCTCCAGGAGTTCGGTGCACAGTTTCAATGACAGCGATGTGGATGAGCATGAGATGACAGCAATGGCGCCACGTCGCAAGTTCTATCAACTGGAGACTGAATGCACCACCAACATcgacaccaccaccaacagcaCCGCCAGCAGCAccgccagcaacagcagcattagCTCCACATCCTCAGCGGTTGTCAAGCGGCAGAAACTCAATGCCGaatcgccgtcgccgtcgccgtcgtcgtcacCACCATTTGGTGGTTTTGCGGTGGCTCACAACGCAGCCAGCGCCATGCGAGGCATCTTTGTCTGTGTCTAA
- the LOC117788737 gene encoding zygotic gap protein knirps isoform X1, whose amino-acid sequence MVFNLMNQTCKVCGEPAAGFHFGAFTCEGCKSFFGRSYNNISTISECKNEGKCIIDKKNRTTCKACRLRKCYNVGMSKGGSRYGRRSNWFKIHCLLQEHEQAAAAAAGKAPGHATGSPMSSPGFGDLAAHLQQQQQQHQQHQQQQQQQQQQRHPHLPPLLGYPGYHLAEPFGARHPADAAAAAAALPFFSMMATPQSAFQLPPHLLFPGYHASAAAAAAADAAYRQEMYKHRQSVDSAASAESLNRYTPPNVVQQQQQQPQPAASPIDVCLGAEDEVQSQHSHSHSHSQSPHMIHTPVAIRATPPQQLPSNSVSPTTTPTPTRTATPTTTPTPSSPLSFAAKMQSLSPVSVCSIGGETGVATTGVVGGAAQDGPMDLSMKTSRSSVHSFNDSDVDEHEMTAMAPRRKFYQLETECTTNIDTTTNSTASSTASNSSISSTSSAVVKRQKLNAESPSPSPSSSPPFGGFAVAHNAASAMRGIFVCV is encoded by the exons ATGGTGTTCAACTTG ATGAATCAGACGTGCAAAGTGTGCGGTGAGCCAGCGGCGGGTTTTCACTTTGGCGCCTTCACATGCGAGGGCTGCAAG TCTTTCTTTGGCCGCTCTTACAACAACATTAGCACCATTAGCGAGTGCAAGAACGAGGGAAAGTGCATTATCGATAAGAAGAATCGCACCACCTGCAAGGCGTGTCGTCTGCGCAAGTGTTATAATGTGGGCATGTCCAAGGGCGGTTCCCGTTATGGCCGTCGCTCCAATTGGTTCAAGATCCATTGCCTGTTGCAGGAGCACGAAcaggcggcagcagcggctgcGGGAAAGGCGCCTGGTCATGCCACCGGTTCGCCAATGAGCTCACCTGGATTCGGTGATCTTGCCGCAcatttgcagcaacaacagcagcaacaccagcaacatcagcagcagcagcagcaacaacaacagcaacgtcaTCCACATTTGCCACCATTGCTGGGATACCCGGGTTACCACCTGGCAGAACCCTTTGGGGCACGTCATCCAGCGGATGCCgcagctgccgccgccgctcTGCCCTTCTTCAGCATGATGGCGACACCACAGTCCGCCTTCCAGCTGCCACCACACTTGCTCTTTCCGGGTTATCATGCCAGCGCTGCTGCGGCGGCTGCAGCGGATGCTGCCTATAGACAGGAGATGTACAAGCATCGCCAGAGTGTGGACTCAGCGGCATCGGCGGAATCACTCAACCGCTATACACCACCCAATGTggtgcagcaacaacagcagcagccacagccaGCGGCCTCTCCCATCGATGTTTGCCTGGGAGCTGAGGATGAGGTGCAGTCACAGCatagtcacagtcacagtcacagtcagagTCCACATATGATTCACACACCAGTTGCCATACGTGCCACACCGCCACAGCAGCTGCCATCGAACTCTGTCTCGCCCACCACCACGCCTACGCCCACAAGaacggccacgcccactaCAACACCAACTCCCAGCAGCCCCTTGAGCTTTGCTGCCAAAATGCAATCCCTTTCACCCGTCTCCGTCTGCTCGATTGGCGGCGAAACGGGAGTAGCAACCACAGGagttgttggtggtgctgcCCAGGATGGACCCATGGATCTGAGCATGAAGACCTCCAGGAGTTCGGTGCACAGTTTCAATGACAGCGATGTGGATGAGCATGAGATGACAGCAATGGCGCCACGTCGCAAGTTCTATCAACTGGAGACTGAATGCACCACCAACATcgacaccaccaccaacagcaCCGCCAGCAGCAccgccagcaacagcagcattagCTCCACATCCTCAGCGGTTGTCAAGCGGCAGAAACTCAATGCCGaatcgccgtcgccgtcgccgtcgtcgtcacCACCATTTGGTGGTTTTGCGGTGGCTCACAACGCAGCCAGCGCCATGCGAGGCATCTTTGTCTGTGTCTAA